The following coding sequences lie in one Arabidopsis thaliana chromosome 3, partial sequence genomic window:
- a CDS encoding CAAX amino terminal protease family protein (CAAX amino terminal protease family protein; FUNCTIONS IN: molecular_function unknown; INVOLVED IN: proteolysis; LOCATED IN: membrane; EXPRESSED IN: 22 plant structures; EXPRESSED DURING: 13 growth stages; CONTAINS InterPro DOMAIN/s: Abortive infection protein (InterPro:IPR003675).), which translates to MSSSFEISTNFEKAGENLGWVPSLCNLGAEELQLLFISFFVQVVGSNPKLYDARRVQFDVRASSSRKSLKKLKRESQQGKDIGLRNVTDEEVSSPRFEEAQVDSSTSKDSIDVFVAAPRDKVLQACTVTSGLMAALGLIIRKASHVASTEGLLVPDCSIDVPFGFETWHLGLIAGIVVFISSSRFLLLKSWPDFADSSEAANRQILTSLEPLDYLVVAMLPGISEELLFRGALMPLFGTNWNGIVAVGLIFGLLHLGSGRKYSFAVWASIVGIVYGYAAVLSSSLIVPMASHALNNLVGGLLWRYSSKIKSLE; encoded by the exons ATGTCCTCTTCTTTTGAAATAT CGACAAACTTTGAGAAGGCAGGCGAAAATCTCGGATGGGTTCCATCGCTCTGCAATCTTGGAGCAGAGGAGCTTCAActtctcttcatctcctttttCGTCCAGGTAG TTGGCTCGAACCCTAAGCTATATGATGCTCGAAGAGTACAA tTTGATGTAAGAGCCTCTTCAAGTCGTAAATCACTTAAGAAACTCAAAAGAGAGTCACAACAAGGTAAAGACATAGGCTTAAGAAATGTTACAGATGAAGAAGTTTCTTCTCCAAGATTTGAGGAAGCTCAAGTTGATTCTTCAACTTCAAAGGACTCcattgatgtttttgttgctGCTCCTCGAGACAAAGTGCTTCAGGCTTGCACTGTAACTTCCGGTTTGATGGCTGCACTAGGTCTGATCATCAGAAAG GCGTCTCATGTTGCTTCGACTGAAGGATTACTGGTTCCAGACTGCTCTATAGATGTACCAT TTGGGTTTGAAACTTGGCATCTCGGTTTAATTGCTGGAATCGTTGTGTTTATATCGTCAAGTAGGTTCTTGCTACTTAAATCTTGGCCAGATTTTGCTGATTCTAGTGAAGCAGCAAACCGACAG ATTCTCACTTCCCTCGAACCTCTAGATTACCTTGTTGTTGCAATGTTACCGGGAATAAGTGAG GAGCTGCTGTTTAGAGGTGCATTAATGCCTTTGTTCGGAACTAATTGGAATGGTATTGTAGCGGTTGGCCTCATTTTCGGTTTACTTCATCTCGGGAGCGGAAGAAAGTATTCTTTTGCAGTTTG GGCTTCGATTGTCGGTATAGTCTACGGTTATGCAGCTGTTTTGTCGTCGAGTCTTATCGTTCCAATGGCCTCGCACGCACTCAACAATTTGGTGGGAGGTCTGTTGTGGCGATATAGTTCCAAGATCAAGTCATTGGagtga
- a CDS encoding CAAX amino terminal protease family protein (CAAX amino terminal protease family protein; FUNCTIONS IN: molecular_function unknown; INVOLVED IN: proteolysis; LOCATED IN: membrane; EXPRESSED IN: 22 plant structures; EXPRESSED DURING: 13 growth stages; CONTAINS InterPro DOMAIN/s: Abortive infection protein (InterPro:IPR003675); Has 1417 Blast hits to 1417 proteins in 496 species: Archae - 13; Bacteria - 1281; Metazoa - 0; Fungi - 0; Plants - 34; Viruses - 0; Other Eukaryotes - 89 (source: NCBI BLink).) codes for MGSIALQSWSRGASTSLHLLFRPVGSNPKLYDARRVQVRFFNVAASWSEQMISYTIVCLFCLLGFKFDVRASSSRKSLKKLKRESQQGKDIGLRNVTDEEVSSPRFEEAQVDSSTSKDSIDVFVAAPRDKVLQACTVTSGLMAALGLIIRKASHVASTEGLLVPDCSIDVPFGFETWHLGLIAGIVVFISSSRFLLLKSWPDFADSSEAANRQILTSLEPLDYLVVAMLPGISEELLFRGALMPLFGTNWNGIVAVGLIFGLLHLGSGRKYSFAVWASIVGIVYGYAAVLSSSLIVPMASHALNNLVGGLLWRYSSKIKSLE; via the exons ATGGGTTCCATCGCTCTGCAATCTTGGAGCAGAGGAGCTTCAActtctcttcatctcctttttCGTCCAG TTGGCTCGAACCCTAAGCTATATGATGCTCGAAGAGTACAAGTAAGATTCTTTAATGTTGCCGCTTCTTGGTCCGAACAGATGATCTCTTATACTATAGTCtgtttattttgtcttttgggttttaagtTTGATGTAAGAGCCTCTTCAAGTCGTAAATCACTTAAGAAACTCAAAAGAGAGTCACAACAAGGTAAAGACATAGGCTTAAGAAATGTTACAGATGAAGAAGTTTCTTCTCCAAGATTTGAGGAAGCTCAAGTTGATTCTTCAACTTCAAAGGACTCcattgatgtttttgttgctGCTCCTCGAGACAAAGTGCTTCAGGCTTGCACTGTAACTTCCGGTTTGATGGCTGCACTAGGTCTGATCATCAGAAAG GCGTCTCATGTTGCTTCGACTGAAGGATTACTGGTTCCAGACTGCTCTATAGATGTACCAT TTGGGTTTGAAACTTGGCATCTCGGTTTAATTGCTGGAATCGTTGTGTTTATATCGTCAAGTAGGTTCTTGCTACTTAAATCTTGGCCAGATTTTGCTGATTCTAGTGAAGCAGCAAACCGACAG ATTCTCACTTCCCTCGAACCTCTAGATTACCTTGTTGTTGCAATGTTACCGGGAATAAGTGAG GAGCTGCTGTTTAGAGGTGCATTAATGCCTTTGTTCGGAACTAATTGGAATGGTATTGTAGCGGTTGGCCTCATTTTCGGTTTACTTCATCTCGGGAGCGGAAGAAAGTATTCTTTTGCAGTTTG GGCTTCGATTGTCGGTATAGTCTACGGTTATGCAGCTGTTTTGTCGTCGAGTCTTATCGTTCCAATGGCCTCGCACGCACTCAACAATTTGGTGGGAGGTCTGTTGTGGCGATATAGTTCCAAGATCAAGTCATTGGagtga
- a CDS encoding CAAX amino terminal protease family protein (CAAX amino terminal protease family protein; FUNCTIONS IN: molecular_function unknown; INVOLVED IN: proteolysis; LOCATED IN: membrane; EXPRESSED IN: 22 plant structures; EXPRESSED DURING: 13 growth stages; CONTAINS InterPro DOMAIN/s: Abortive infection protein (InterPro:IPR003675); Has 1421 Blast hits to 1421 proteins in 498 species: Archae - 13; Bacteria - 1285; Metazoa - 0; Fungi - 0; Plants - 34; Viruses - 0; Other Eukaryotes - 89 (source: NCBI BLink).) — MGSIALQSWSRGASTSLHLLFRPVGSNPKLYDARRVQFDVRASSSRKSLKKLKRESQQGKDIGLRNVTDEEVSSPRFEEAQVDSSTSKDSIDVFVAAPRDKVLQACTVTSGLMAALGLIIRKASHVASTEGLLVPDCSIDVPFGFETWHLGLIAGIVVFISSSRFLLLKSWPDFADSSEAANRQILTSLEPLDYLVVAMLPGISEELLFRGALMPLFGTNWNGIVAVGLIFGLLHLGSGRKYSFAVWASIVGIVYGYAAVLSSSLIVPMASHALNNLVGGLLWRYSSKIKSLE, encoded by the exons ATGGGTTCCATCGCTCTGCAATCTTGGAGCAGAGGAGCTTCAActtctcttcatctcctttttCGTCCAG TTGGCTCGAACCCTAAGCTATATGATGCTCGAAGAGTACAA tTTGATGTAAGAGCCTCTTCAAGTCGTAAATCACTTAAGAAACTCAAAAGAGAGTCACAACAAGGTAAAGACATAGGCTTAAGAAATGTTACAGATGAAGAAGTTTCTTCTCCAAGATTTGAGGAAGCTCAAGTTGATTCTTCAACTTCAAAGGACTCcattgatgtttttgttgctGCTCCTCGAGACAAAGTGCTTCAGGCTTGCACTGTAACTTCCGGTTTGATGGCTGCACTAGGTCTGATCATCAGAAAG GCGTCTCATGTTGCTTCGACTGAAGGATTACTGGTTCCAGACTGCTCTATAGATGTACCAT TTGGGTTTGAAACTTGGCATCTCGGTTTAATTGCTGGAATCGTTGTGTTTATATCGTCAAGTAGGTTCTTGCTACTTAAATCTTGGCCAGATTTTGCTGATTCTAGTGAAGCAGCAAACCGACAG ATTCTCACTTCCCTCGAACCTCTAGATTACCTTGTTGTTGCAATGTTACCGGGAATAAGTGAG GAGCTGCTGTTTAGAGGTGCATTAATGCCTTTGTTCGGAACTAATTGGAATGGTATTGTAGCGGTTGGCCTCATTTTCGGTTTACTTCATCTCGGGAGCGGAAGAAAGTATTCTTTTGCAGTTTG GGCTTCGATTGTCGGTATAGTCTACGGTTATGCAGCTGTTTTGTCGTCGAGTCTTATCGTTCCAATGGCCTCGCACGCACTCAACAATTTGGTGGGAGGTCTGTTGTGGCGATATAGTTCCAAGATCAAGTCATTGGagtga
- a CDS encoding CAAX amino terminal protease family protein — translation MISYTIVCLFCLLGFKFDVRASSSRKSLKKLKRESQQGKDIGLRNVTDEEVSSPRFEEAQVDSSTSKDSIDVFVAAPRDKVLQACTVTSGLMAALGLIIRKASHVASTEGLLVPDCSIDVPFGFETWHLGLIAGIVVFISSSRFLLLKSWPDFADSSEAANRQILTSLEPLDYLVVAMLPGISEELLFRGALMPLFGTNWNGIVAVGLIFGLLHLGSGRKYSFAVWASIVGIVYGYAAVLSSSLIVPMASHALNNLVGGLLWRYSSKIKSLE, via the exons ATGATCTCTTATACTATAGTCtgtttattttgtcttttgggttttaagtTTGATGTAAGAGCCTCTTCAAGTCGTAAATCACTTAAGAAACTCAAAAGAGAGTCACAACAAGGTAAAGACATAGGCTTAAGAAATGTTACAGATGAAGAAGTTTCTTCTCCAAGATTTGAGGAAGCTCAAGTTGATTCTTCAACTTCAAAGGACTCcattgatgtttttgttgctGCTCCTCGAGACAAAGTGCTTCAGGCTTGCACTGTAACTTCCGGTTTGATGGCTGCACTAGGTCTGATCATCAGAAAG GCGTCTCATGTTGCTTCGACTGAAGGATTACTGGTTCCAGACTGCTCTATAGATGTACCAT TTGGGTTTGAAACTTGGCATCTCGGTTTAATTGCTGGAATCGTTGTGTTTATATCGTCAAGTAGGTTCTTGCTACTTAAATCTTGGCCAGATTTTGCTGATTCTAGTGAAGCAGCAAACCGACAG ATTCTCACTTCCCTCGAACCTCTAGATTACCTTGTTGTTGCAATGTTACCGGGAATAAGTGAG GAGCTGCTGTTTAGAGGTGCATTAATGCCTTTGTTCGGAACTAATTGGAATGGTATTGTAGCGGTTGGCCTCATTTTCGGTTTACTTCATCTCGGGAGCGGAAGAAAGTATTCTTTTGCAGTTTG GGCTTCGATTGTCGGTATAGTCTACGGTTATGCAGCTGTTTTGTCGTCGAGTCTTATCGTTCCAATGGCCTCGCACGCACTCAACAATTTGGTGGGAGGTCTGTTGTGGCGATATAGTTCCAAGATCAAGTCATTGGagtga